Proteins co-encoded in one Culicoidibacter larvae genomic window:
- a CDS encoding DUF2599 domain-containing protein, whose translation MKKLMIGFSVLVVITGMLMPNFSVFAASEANSQEVNSESIDEILAAKNNLKATSSCDEYIASAEWLIRGREISLSLTPTACGITTTDYDAAFAEVIAKFGEDIRFYNEAALKDQYICHAVFAGAGKLPWNIEPFRPQVGQMEMVMAQCNPSNNNLVVAHPAITLEKGTTLSENELLTNVQASVLNGVTMTADMSGLDTDTVGDYQVWISAANATSAPVLVTVEDTVAPVLAVANTTRNYSIAAVPDAATFLAELNASSNEADAIISSDFATAVDLQTPGTYQVSITAVDTSGNVSTPVYVQVTLKGVPVISVQSSVLEYPLGTIKSETEFYADLGVSVDDGSPLTSNFAAIDFSVTGTYKVVLHATDTLGGSAAPVSVTVTIAGTATSTEETGNTSTLPITGQDMLLSASIGMMLLTVGSCSWFVGRKLMK comes from the coding sequence ATGAAAAAGTTAATGATTGGTTTTAGTGTTTTGGTTGTTATAACTGGAATGCTGATGCCGAATTTTAGTGTGTTTGCAGCAAGCGAAGCAAACAGTCAGGAAGTAAATAGTGAGTCTATTGATGAAATTTTAGCAGCAAAGAATAATCTGAAAGCTACTAGTAGTTGTGACGAATACATTGCCAGTGCTGAGTGGTTGATTCGCGGTCGGGAAATTTCTTTAAGTTTGACGCCGACTGCGTGCGGTATCACGACAACTGATTATGATGCGGCTTTTGCTGAAGTTATCGCTAAATTTGGTGAAGATATTCGTTTCTATAATGAAGCAGCTTTAAAAGATCAATATATTTGCCATGCGGTATTTGCCGGTGCCGGTAAACTGCCATGGAATATTGAGCCTTTCCGGCCACAGGTCGGGCAGATGGAAATGGTGATGGCACAGTGCAATCCCAGCAATAATAATTTAGTTGTGGCTCATCCGGCAATTACACTTGAAAAAGGCACAACGCTATCAGAAAATGAACTACTAACTAATGTTCAGGCTTCAGTACTAAATGGGGTTACAATGACTGCGGATATGAGTGGGTTGGATACTGACACAGTTGGTGACTACCAAGTATGGATTAGTGCTGCAAATGCAACCAGCGCCCCGGTGCTGGTGACCGTTGAGGACACGGTCGCACCGGTATTGGCGGTTGCCAATACGACGCGCAATTATTCAATTGCTGCAGTTCCCGACGCGGCAACGTTCTTAGCTGAATTGAATGCGTCAAGCAACGAAGCAGATGCAATTATTAGTTCTGATTTTGCAACCGCAGTTGACTTGCAAACGCCGGGAACCTATCAAGTCTCAATAACTGCTGTTGATACTTCTGGAAATGTATCAACACCGGTTTATGTGCAGGTAACTCTAAAAGGAGTGCCGGTAATCAGCGTGCAAAGTTCAGTGCTAGAATATCCGCTTGGCACGATAAAGTCCGAAACAGAATTCTATGCTGACTTAGGCGTAAGTGTTGATGATGGAAGTCCTCTGACTTCAAATTTTGCTGCAATCGATTTTTCAGTAACCGGAACGTATAAGGTGGTATTGCATGCTACCGACACCCTTGGCGGAAGTGCCGCACCGGTATCAGTGACGGTAACAATTGCCGGAACTGCTACAAGTACTGAGGAAACAGGCAATACTAGCACCTTACCGATTACCGGGCAGGATATGCTGTTATCGGCTTCAATTGGCATGATG